ATTTGTTCGATATTAAGGGTTTAGAGATAAATAAAGGAACAACAGAATAAACCAAGACAGTTAAACACAAAATTTTCTCGCACGGAGCAAAAACATTTGAGCCAATCCTTATTATTTATCCACATACATTGTCGTTTACTGTAAACGTACTAACAATCGGAGGTTTTAAATTATGAATGATAAACAAGCAGCACTAGATATGGCTCTAAAACAAATTGAAAAACAATTCGGTACAGGATCAATTATTAAGATGGGGGAAGGCACACATACAAAAGTTGAGGCATCTAGCTCAGGTTCATTAGCTTTAGATATCGCTCTTGGGATTAATGGTTATCCAAAAGGAAGAATCATGGAAGTGTACGGACCCGAAAGCTCAGGTAAAACAACAGTTTCCTTACATGCGATTGCAGAAGTACAAAAAAATGGAGGTCGAGCTGCCTTTATTGATGCTGAACACGCACTTGATCCAGTTTACGCAAGAAAACTAGGTGTAGATATTGATGAGTTACTGTTATCTCAACCAGATACTGGTGAGCAGGCACTTGAAATTGCTGAAGCATTAGTTAGAAGTGGTGCTGTAGATATTATTGTTGTTGACTCAGTAGCAGCATTAGTTCCTCAAAAAGAAATTGAGGGAGAAATGGGAGATTCTCACGTAGGTCTACAAGCTCGTTTGATGTCTCAAGCCCTTCGTAAACTATCTGGAGCAATTAATAAGTCTAAAACCATTGCTATCTTCATCAATCAAATCAGGGAGAAAGTAGGCGTTATGTTTGGAAATCCGGAAACAACGCCAGGTGGAAGAGCACTAAAATTCTATTCTTCCGTTCGTCTTGAGGTTCGCCGCGCTGAACAACTTAAACTGGGAAATGACATAGTTGGTAACAAAACAAGAATCAAAGTAGTCAAAAATAAGATGGCACCTCCTTTCCGCATTGCTGAAGTAGATATTATGTATGGAGAAGGTATCTCAAGAGAAGGAGAAATCTTAGATATTGGTTCTGAAGTAGATATTGTTCAAAAGTCTGGATCTTGGTTTTCATATAATGGAGAACGTTTAGGACAGGGAAGAGAAAACGCTAAGGTTTTCTTAAAAGAAAACCCTGAAATCAGAGAAGAAATTAGAAAAAACATTATTGATTTTAAATATGGTAATACTGACAACGATAATGATATTGATAGCGATAGCGAAAACGAAAGCTAATAAAAGCTTAAAATGCCTTTCCCGGCAGCTTCAAGCCCACCCATTTCACTGATTTCACTTCATTATTTTGGTCATTTTATGCGATTTAGTAGCCAACAGGGAGCTGATATCGTCTTAATTCAAAAGGAGCTTGGTCACAGTGATCGTAAAATAACGGAACGTTATCTAGAAAAGGTTTTGCAGAGAAAACAAAAAATTGGGCTACTGTGGAAGGAACAAGATTTCTAATTGAGATACTGTTGTCTAAAGCGCTATACTAGACTTTTTATTGCAATCTCTTTAAACAGAAAAATTCTTATAGCAAACAAACAGAACCCTATTTAATTAAATAGGGTTCTGTTTAATTAGATCAAGGTCTATGGAAGTTGACCGTTTTCTCATCGTCCCCCGTACGTTCAAACCAACCTCTAAAGGCCCAGTTATCATATCCACCGTCGCCTTCATTAATAAACGTTCCTTCTTCAAATATCCAGACCCCGAACGTGATACCATCATAATCTACGGTATCAAAATATTGTACACCTTGTAACTGGTCGGAATTATAACCTTGACTTAAATTCATTACTATCACATTATACTGCTGACCCGATTCAAAGAAAGCTTTTTCCATCGCTCCCTTAACAAAACCACTTCGATTGTCGGCAGTTTTAGCCGCATCTGCAATCGCTTGTCCTATGGCTACTGGATCAATTGCTACGTCTCCTCCAACTTCTGCAGCTTCTGCGGAGCCAGCAGAACCTCCTAAATTCGGTAGAGCTAATGGCGTCGCTAACATAGCTAAACCTACAGCAGAAGCTACAACAGCTTGTTTCGCTCTTCTCATTTGATCTCCTCCTATTTTAGTTGGTTCTTAGAACAAATACCCTTTTTATGAATATTAAAACAAAAATTCCATAATTAAGTATATATAGGGGACAAAAAAGTAAAATAAAGGTTTGAAAAAACCTGAAAATAATCTCGATCTATTGAAGATTCAGATAGGTTAAACGTACATTTCAGTAAAGACTTTTATAAAACGTCACTTACTTATTTGTTACTGAGTTGCTCTGCCAAACCGATTAAAAGTCCTTCTACTCCACGAATGTAGCAGAGACGATACGAGTCCTCGTACTGAACCACTTCGCCAACGAGCTGAGCGCCATATCTAGTAAGTCTGGAGACCATTTCGTCAATGTCTTCAACAGTGAACATGACGCGTAGATAGCCGAGAGCGTTTACAGGAGCATTCCGGTGATCTGATATAGTAGGTGGGCTGAGAAATCGCGAAAGTTCAATCCGACTGTGACCATCCGGGGTAACCATCATCGCAATCTCTACACGCTGAGAACCCAATCCCGTTACGCGGCCACCCCATTGACCTTCGACGGTGGCCCGCCCTTCGAGACTCAAGCCAATCTCCTTAAAGAAAGAAATTGCGTCATCAAGGGATTCTACAACGATGCTGACATTGTCCATTCTTAGTAGGTTGTTTTTTTCCATAGTTTTATCTCCTTATGTGTAAAATTTTATTATCTGTCCATTTTCATAATCATTCTATTTAAAAGTTACAAATTCCTTTCAAACAAAACATTGCTATCCTGTCACTAGGCCATATTTGTTGTATACTTTATATTCTTTGTAGAAAAATGATCTATTTGTCATTAATACACGAAGTACTTTATCATTTACTTAACTAATTAATGAAAAAATGGGTGTAATAATAATTCTAAAGAGTGTATAGTAAAGAATAATTTTTCATTATATGTCTGAGAGGTGGGATTGTTATGGAAAAGCTAGAATATGAATGGGTAAAACTAGCACGACAAACTTTATTAGAGCAGTGTAGAGAATTGAGTGAAGGTGACTTGACGAAAGAGTTTGCATTTGGTTTTCAAAATATTAGAGATTCTCTAGTTCATGTGGCAGGTTGCTACCATGCTTGGTTAGGTTCTTTTGTGCTTTCAGAAACATCATCACCACTATTCACAAAAGAAGTAATTAATACTATGAAAATAGACGATATTCAGCATTATTTTCAACAGGCTGATAGATATGTAGAAAAAGTATTGGAGCAATTCACAGATAAATTTGATGAGTCTATCGAAAAAGAACTTGCTTGGAGAGCAAACAGTGGTTTTGTAAGAAAGACACCTCGTCAATTGCTTACCCATTCAATTACTCACGAATCACATCATAAAGGACAAATTGTAGTTATGTTACGTCTATTAGGGCATACACCTAAAAATACGGACATATTGGGATTACCTGAAAAAGAACCTTTCAAATAATAAATTAAGAAATCATTTCACGAAGAGCATATTTGCAGTCCTGGCTTATATTTGGATGTTCCAAGAGGCCGTGATCGGGCTTCCTGAAATTGTGCAAAACATCTCGCGTGTGCTGGATATTGGTGAACGTGTTGCTGAAGGCGTTCACAGCTAGAATCACAAAAATTTAACCAACCATCGTTGTTACGCTATCCACTAAATTATTGTTGTTGTCTTTTCAGAGAAATAAATCCATAAATATAAGTTGGAGGGTTTTAATGAAAAAAATATTTCTTCTAATGGACTCTGAGGAAAAGGTATCTTCTTATTTCATCTAGATAACGGAATGAGCGTTAAATTCAGTGGTATTTAGTAATATTAAGTTGGGAAAATTTGTAGAAAAAGAACTATTTTGTCGTCACTAAGTGTAAATAGTAAAAAATAAAAAATAAATAAAATACTTTATCAATTACTTAACTAAAAAAACTTAAGTAAGGTTGCTTTTTAAAAACAGAGTCATCACAATGTTTATTTTTAAAGTTATATGTATATGAATCTACAAATCTGGCCAGACTAATAACGTATTCCCAACAGAACAACCTCCTGTACAGGAGGTTGTTCTGTTTTATAAATTATATACTTAGTTACCATCAACCAGCTTATTGGAACAAAAAGAGCATCTATCTATATAGTCGCCCTTTTTTATTTTACTGGCTTGCTTATTTATTAAAAGAACCACATAACTTATAACTGTTCCAAACATATTAAGTAGAACATCGTCTATATCTAAGCTACGTCCCATGAAATATTGAATAAATTCAATTAAACATGTAACAGATAAATCTAAGATTGTTACTTTTTTTACTTAACGAAACTTTCTTGATAGGGGTTTATTTTTATAGAATCCTTCAAAAAGGTTGCTATAGACCCACTTGAACTTGCTTTGTTAGGATAAAAGAGAGGAAACATTATGGAGTCCTGTAGTAGATATCTCCATTCTCGCAAATTCCATCTTGGGAGTAGACGCTGCTCATGATATAACAGCTAAAGTAGAGAATACATTAGCATAAGAACACAGTATAGAGGGTGCTAACTTACATGTGGAAACAAGCCAAATAGTAAACATGCCAATTAAAACGAATACATAAAGGGAAGGAATTAATCATATGGAATTAGGATATAAGAAAAACATACAGCTTAAAGATAGAGATTTAAAGTATAAAATAAAAGATAGTGAGGAAACAATTGAATTGATTGTTTTTATTGCACTTTTAAGTGTGATTTTTATTATTAATACTTTCTTTAAATTCTTATAGTCTTTTTTACATGTGATTGTATGAAAAGATATAGTATGTATGTCTGGACGTGCATATTATAGTAAAAAGCCACCTTTACTTCAAATACTAGATGGCTTTTTATTTTATTAACGATAATAATTTCTTTAACACGCTGCAATAGATTTGAATATTTTGTTCGTGAAAATATATCTTTTTAAAAACACAAAAACTCATTCATAATGTAAGAAAGAGCTGGGAAATAATAATTCGTAAAAGTGAGTCATGATTTTTTTGTCTGTTGACCTACACATTTAGTTTATTATCGACAGCAATATTCTTCAGGGTTTACACATATAAAAACACCAAATTGTATTAGTAATGACCTTCACGTTTGGTGGTAGAGCAAATAGCTGAATCATCATGAGGGTGCTCTTCGTTTTCTAACTGGATAGTCGCATGCTCAATTTCTTGATGTTGAAGTTTGGATTCAATTTCTCTTAATATGACCTGACTTTCCAGGAAACTTATTTGATTATTTAACACCACATGACAGGATAATGCATTTTTCCCACTAGTTATACTCCAAACATGTAAATCGTGGACATTTAGTACACCTTTAACTGCATGAATTGTTTCCATTACTTTTTCTAAAGAGATTCCTTTCGGTGTACCTTCCATTAAAATTCCTATTGTCTGCTTTACAATTTTCCATGCGCCCAAAGCAATTAAGAATGCAATAAGAACACTTAGGATTGGATCTACGATATTCCAGCCAGTGAATAGGATAATAAGTCCTCCGATAATAACTCCTGCCGAAGCCATTGCGTCCCCAATCATATGAAGTACGGCGCTTTTCACATTGATGTTGTCTTCCTTCCTTAAGCCAAGACCTAAGTAAAGGTTCATGGCTAAACCAACAGATGCACTAATGAACATCCATGTACTTCCCACTGGTTGGGGATCCTTAAAGCGATCAATCGCTTCGTATAGTATGACAACAGCAATAACAATTAACGTCATGGCATTAATAAAAGCAGCTAGTATCCCTGAACGGTGATACCCGTAAGTGAAATTTTCCGAAGCTGGCTTTTGGGCTTGGTGCATAGCAAACCACGATAGCCCTATGGCTGCAATATCTGTAAGTACATGTCCAGCATCAGAAAGTAGGGCTAAGCTGTGTGAAATGAATCCTCCAATTAATTCGACTACCAGGATAATTAAAGTAAGAAAAAATGCTAATTTCATTTTCCCAATCGGAGCATGGGAGTGAAATACATCTCCGTGGTCGTGATTGTGGTTGTTTCCCATAAAAATCTCTCCTTGCTGCAAAAACATGATCATTGTTTGAAAAAACGTTATTTCTCTTGTTCTGGATTTCACTAAAAGTAGTTTATTCAAAAAACTCAATGGGTGGATCTTTAAATCCCCGAAAGCCTTATATACTAAAGATTCCTTTTAAGACAGTAGATATAGAATGTTAATTCTTTTATGATGGGATGGTGCTTTTAAGTTCTGGGAAACCCTAACAGAAGCTTCATCATTTAAAGATTTAATTTGACCATTTGTTTTAGTATTTTCAACTTCATCAAAAATCATTTATGTCACTCAAAAGCTGTTTCCAAATCAATCTCATACTTCTTTTTAACAAATCAGAAAAAATTCGGATCACGACTTTTGAATTTCTTATGTAATATGATTAATCTTATAAGAATAAAAAAAGAGACCTTATAAATTAAGATCTCTAAAATTTTCTATATAAGTTTAATGACTATGAAATAGTGAAAGGGAATAGTGATAAATATAAATAATTAGTACTCCTAGCGATATTAATAGCCATACATGTAGGTTTCTGAAGTGACTAATGGCCTTTCCTATTATTTCATGAAAAATAACAAAGGATAGGGTGCCAATTGCTCCTCCGGTAGATAAGGCTTGTATTTTAAGCGAGGAAGCTTGTACATTTTCTCCAAGTAATAGACTCCCACCCAAAGATAGTGATAGAAGGACTATAATGAATAAAAAGAAGACGTTAGGTATTTTTGCTATGGAGAGCACCGTCATCAGGGCCATACCCTCTGGAATTTGGTGTAAGAGGGTAGCTACGAATACGGAAGTTGACTGATGTAGATCTGTTATCCCAAAGGTAATTCCTGTAATAATATTATGAAAAAAGATTGCAGCCGTTAATAAAATAAGTGACTGAAAAGGTGAAATTGCACTATTTGTTTTATGCAAAAAGAGGTCAATGCATAGCATAACGATATATCCTGCTACGATGCCTAATAGAACGCCTTTTAAATCATACAGATGCGATGTGGAAGGAAGGATATCAAAAAATAACAACCCTAATAAGATTCCTCCACACATCGCATACATAAACTGAATTCTACCTCGTGACAGGTGACTAACTAATTTAAGAAGTCCTCCACCTACTAATAAACCCATTAAAGAACCTAAAGTAAATAAGGTATTTATTTCTATATGCATAATTGCTACTTCCTTTCGGCTATATGTTTTTTTACAACTAACCTATTCAAAGGAAGGGCAATCATACCTATGTTTTATAAATGGTTAAAAAAATAAAATTACGTGATATTAACTTGGGAGTGATTTTTAGGTGAATCACTAATAAAAACGGACATACTAACGTTATCTAAAGAAGAGGTGTTACTATGGAATCTCCTTTTGAAATGATAACCAACGTGGACAAGGTCGAAAATGCTTATTATATCGAAGTGAAGCCAGGTGAGTACAATGCAAAGTATTGGAATAAAGAATCGGTCTATTTTGCTGATGAAGCTTTTGCTTATTTCTACACCACGATTTGCAAGTATGTGCCACAGTATCAACCTACCCAAGTGACAGAAATCAAAGCAGAAACATGGCTGAGAATCAGTAATCAGCTGCAAGAACTCGCGTATTTTTTGAGCACCAACCCGCCTATGATTAAACTAAAGAAATGGATTGATTTTAGCAAAGTGGAGGAAACGTACAAACAGTTTGATCATCACAAAAACCAGTACATTCGTGAGTTAATTAACATGATTAACGAATTTACAGTGTGGATAACAAAGGTATGTCAAACACACTCGTATATCACCATTTTGGGCACTTAATGGGAATTGACATTGCTTATTGTAATCTATAAGCTATGCAGAAAGTGAAAGAATTTCTCAAAACGAATATGGCATATTGGATGGAAACCTGAAAAAGAAAACGCGTTAGGTTTCTAG
The genomic region above belongs to Priestia megaterium and contains:
- a CDS encoding DinB family protein encodes the protein MEKLEYEWVKLARQTLLEQCRELSEGDLTKEFAFGFQNIRDSLVHVAGCYHAWLGSFVLSETSSPLFTKEVINTMKIDDIQHYFQQADRYVEKVLEQFTDKFDESIEKELAWRANSGFVRKTPRQLLTHSITHESHHKGQIVVMLRLLGHTPKNTDILGLPEKEPFK
- a CDS encoding VanZ family protein codes for the protein MLDLSVTCLIEFIQYFMGRSLDIDDVLLNMFGTVISYVVLLINKQASKIKKGDYIDRCSFCSNKLVDGN
- a CDS encoding VOC family protein, encoding MEKNNLLRMDNVSIVVESLDDAISFFKEIGLSLEGRATVEGQWGGRVTGLGSQRVEIAMMVTPDGHSRIELSRFLSPPTISDHRNAPVNALGYLRVMFTVEDIDEMVSRLTRYGAQLVGEVVQYEDSYRLCYIRGVEGLLIGLAEQLSNK
- a CDS encoding cation diffusion facilitator family transporter yields the protein MGNNHNHDHGDVFHSHAPIGKMKLAFFLTLIILVVELIGGFISHSLALLSDAGHVLTDIAAIGLSWFAMHQAQKPASENFTYGYHRSGILAAFINAMTLIVIAVVILYEAIDRFKDPQPVGSTWMFISASVGLAMNLYLGLGLRKEDNINVKSAVLHMIGDAMASAGVIIGGLIILFTGWNIVDPILSVLIAFLIALGAWKIVKQTIGILMEGTPKGISLEKVMETIHAVKGVLNVHDLHVWSITSGKNALSCHVVLNNQISFLESQVILREIESKLQHQEIEHATIQLENEEHPHDDSAICSTTKREGHY
- a CDS encoding ZIP family metal transporter; this encodes MHIEINTLFTLGSLMGLLVGGGLLKLVSHLSRGRIQFMYAMCGGILLGLLFFDILPSTSHLYDLKGVLLGIVAGYIVMLCIDLFLHKTNSAISPFQSLILLTAAIFFHNIITGITFGITDLHQSTSVFVATLLHQIPEGMALMTVLSIAKIPNVFFLFIIVLLSLSLGGSLLLGENVQASSLKIQALSTGGAIGTLSFVIFHEIIGKAISHFRNLHVWLLISLGVLIIYIYHYSLSLFHSH
- the recA gene encoding recombinase RecA, which produces MNDKQAALDMALKQIEKQFGTGSIIKMGEGTHTKVEASSSGSLALDIALGINGYPKGRIMEVYGPESSGKTTVSLHAIAEVQKNGGRAAFIDAEHALDPVYARKLGVDIDELLLSQPDTGEQALEIAEALVRSGAVDIIVVDSVAALVPQKEIEGEMGDSHVGLQARLMSQALRKLSGAINKSKTIAIFINQIREKVGVMFGNPETTPGGRALKFYSSVRLEVRRAEQLKLGNDIVGNKTRIKVVKNKMAPPFRIAEVDIMYGEGISREGEILDIGSEVDIVQKSGSWFSYNGERLGQGRENAKVFLKENPEIREEIRKNIIDFKYGNTDNDNDIDSDSENES